In a single window of the Desulfovibrio sp. JC010 genome:
- the tmcB gene encoding electron transfer complex ferredoxin TmcB: MTFDRKIEDVGLERGVSRLTPERIENTLKQVIEGEAGAKLKLYAETCMRCGMCSEACHYYMSHEGDPSYSPAGKVHQTLGKILRKNYKLTADEVYEMAQVAYTECNLCRRCVHFCPLGIDTGYIMSMVRRMCHKLGVTPQYIQDTAHSHSATMNQMWLKDDEWPDTLQWQEDEARDEMPNLRIPLDKEGADIYYSVIAPEPKFRTQLIYQAAYIFNEAGVDFTMPTEPGWDNSDMCMFTGDFEMMGRLKKRHFESALDLKVKRIVMGECGHAFRSIYDQGNRWDAWEMYPIEVVHSVEFFWELFEAGKIKLREKFKEPITVHDPCNIIRGRGLMEQSRKLAHALCENVVEMTPNLEHNYCCAAGGGVINCGPPFKNVRMKGNKIKAEQLKATGVNTILAPCHNCHGGLEDLVHYYELGMDIKFFGDLIYDLMEKPEE; the protein is encoded by the coding sequence ATGACATTCGACAGGAAAATCGAAGACGTAGGACTCGAGCGGGGTGTTTCCCGCCTGACTCCGGAGCGTATCGAAAATACTCTCAAGCAGGTTATTGAAGGAGAAGCCGGCGCCAAGCTCAAGCTTTATGCTGAGACTTGCATGCGTTGCGGCATGTGCTCCGAAGCCTGCCATTACTATATGTCCCACGAAGGTGACCCCAGCTATTCTCCCGCTGGTAAAGTTCACCAGACTCTGGGCAAGATTCTGCGCAAGAATTACAAGCTTACTGCTGATGAAGTCTACGAAATGGCTCAGGTTGCTTACACTGAGTGTAACCTCTGCCGCCGTTGCGTACATTTCTGCCCGCTCGGTATCGATACCGGTTACATCATGAGCATGGTGCGCCGCATGTGCCACAAGCTCGGCGTAACCCCGCAGTACATTCAGGATACCGCACATTCACATTCCGCCACCATGAACCAGATGTGGCTTAAGGATGATGAATGGCCGGATACCCTGCAGTGGCAGGAAGATGAAGCCCGTGATGAAATGCCCAATCTGCGCATTCCGCTGGATAAAGAAGGTGCTGATATCTACTATTCAGTTATCGCGCCGGAACCCAAGTTCCGTACCCAGCTCATCTATCAGGCTGCATATATCTTCAACGAAGCCGGTGTAGACTTCACCATGCCCACCGAACCGGGCTGGGATAACTCCGACATGTGCATGTTCACCGGTGACTTTGAAATGATGGGTCGTCTTAAGAAACGCCATTTCGAATCCGCTCTCGACCTCAAGGTCAAGCGCATCGTAATGGGTGAGTGCGGTCACGCATTCCGCTCTATCTATGATCAGGGTAACCGCTGGGATGCATGGGAAATGTATCCCATCGAAGTTGTGCACTCCGTTGAGTTCTTCTGGGAGCTCTTCGAAGCGGGCAAAATCAAGCTGCGTGAGAAGTTCAAAGAGCCTATCACCGTGCATGACCCCTGTAACATCATCCGTGGTCGCGGCCTGATGGAACAGTCCCGTAAGCTGGCACACGCTCTGTGTGAAAACGTTGTTGAAATGACCCCCAACCTTGAGCACAACTACTGCTGTGCAGCAGGCGGCGGTGTCATCAACTGCGGTCCTCCGTTCAAGAACGTCCGTATGAAAGGTAACAAGATCAAGGCTGAGCAGCTCAAGGCAACCGGCGTGAATACCATTCTCGCACCCTGCCATAACTGCCACGGCGGACTTGAAGACCTCGTTCATTACTATGAGCTGGGTATGGACATTAAGTTTTTCGGCGATCTGATCTATGATCTTATGGAAAAGCCGGAAGAGTAG
- the tmcA gene encoding acidic tetraheme cytochrome c3 TmcA codes for MIKRVFSIAVIAACVLLYMVPAFCQEDITSLLDPAFPKHERPAAVFAHDAHNEAAGIDDCATCHHVWEDGKLVEDESSEDQKCADCHAVKAEAGKTDLRNAYHKQCTDCHVKEDKGPVSCAGCHPKGGAAKAAH; via the coding sequence ATGATTAAAAGAGTATTCTCTATTGCGGTCATTGCCGCCTGTGTCTTGCTCTACATGGTTCCCGCGTTCTGCCAGGAAGATATCACTTCCCTGCTGGACCCGGCTTTCCCTAAGCACGAAAGACCTGCTGCTGTGTTCGCGCATGACGCACACAATGAAGCTGCCGGTATCGATGACTGCGCAACCTGTCACCATGTCTGGGAAGACGGAAAGCTCGTTGAAGACGAGTCCTCCGAAGACCAGAAGTGTGCTGACTGCCATGCAGTTAAAGCCGAAGCTGGTAAAACCGATCTGCGCAATGCTTACCATAAGCAGTGCACTGATTGTCACGTAAAAGAAGACAAGGGTCCCGTATCCTGCGCTGGTTGTCACCCCAAGGGCGGTGCAGCTAAAGCAGCTCACTAG